From the bacterium genome, the window TGTCTCCCTGCTTCTTGCAGACCGCTCTGCAATGTCGCGACTGCCTGACCGTTCGTATTGTAAACGGTAAGCGTTACATTGGCAGCGTCAGGAATCTCGTAGCGAATCACCGTAGAGGCATTGAACGGATTCGGATAGTTCTGCAGCAGCTCAACAGACTCCGGTATGGC encodes:
- a CDS encoding T9SS type A sorting domain-containing protein; translation: AIPESVELLQNYPNPFNASTVIRYEIPDAANVTLTVYNTNGQAVATLQSGLQEAGRHEIQWNAADVASGIYVYVLKYNEKTLARKMILIH